Genomic window (Paenibacillus sp. 37):
ATTGCACACCGATTGTCCACGATACGGACGGCAGATCGTGTAATTGTGCTTGATGAAGGTCGGGTGATTCAAGAAGGCGGGTACCAGCAGTTATCTACAGATCCGGTAGGGACGTTCAGAAAGCTTCTTAATATGCAAGCGGGTGTCGTGGGGCAGTAAGTGAGTAAGTAAGTGAGTGGACATTAGAAGACGTTCAAACGCGATGGTAAAGCATGTGTATCTTCTTCTCTGTATTCATTTATTGATGGTATAACCAGCAATGGGTTCACGTAAAAGAGGCGCGCCACGATGGGCGCGCCTTTCATGTTGGTGGTTCGTATATTGACCAAGGATTAATGAACAACAGCTGTTTTCGTAGGAAGCGGCAGTTGAAGAGCACCGATCTGCTCCAAATGCTGTACGATCTCTTGCACGGCTTCCTCAATGGACCATTGCTCTGTATCGATAATAAATGAAGGAGATATTGGTACATCATAGGGGGCGGAAATGCCTGTGAAATGCGGGATATCACCATTGCGGGCTTTTTTGTATAGACCCTTGGGATCACGACGCTCACATTCTTGAATTGAACAGCGCACATAGATTTCAATGAAATCATCTGGTTCAAATAACTGTCTAACCATCTCCCGATCCTGTTCATGAGGAGAGATAAAAGCCGAAAGTACAAACAACCCGGCATCTACCATTAACTTCGATACTTCTCCAATTCGCCGCAAATTTTCTTGACGATCCCCTGTTGTAAAACCGAGATCACGGTTCAGTCCATGACGTACATTATCCCCGTCCAGAACATAACAGCGTACGCCTTGGTCGTAAAGATACTGCTCCAGGGCAAATGCAAGGGATGACTTTCCTGCACCTGATAACCCGGTGAACCAGATGGCACGACTACGGTGCCCATTATGTTTCTCCCGGTCCTGTCTGTTGATGTTGGATGATTGCCAGGTTATATTGCGCTCTTCCTTCGACATGAGTATCCCGCCTTTTCCCTACCATGATATGTATAATATTTTAACATATTTACAAGATTATAGCACCTTACAGATTTCTTCAAAATAAGCGTGAATCGACAAAATATCGGGTATAGATGTAGTACATAAATAAGCATTATGCATATATCCAAGGAGTTTTTTGCATGAAATGATGTAAAATGCTCACATCGCAGGAGGAACAATGTCATGAACGAAAACATACAAAACATACAAGTTGGATTCAAATGCCCGGATTGCCATCAGGAGGTTCGAGTGGAATTTATAGATGAACAGGTCAGCACAGTTCGTTGTAAAGGTTGTGACAGAGCGTACACCCTTTTGAAGCCAACCATTGGTGATGAAATTCTTCTGGATTGGGAACAGGAGGCGTTATATCACAAGCTGAGAGCAGAAAGATCTGAACTGGATAATCACAATATGTCTGCCTTGATTATCAAAGTTATCGAGTTGCTTACATGGCGTGATCGGGGAGATGGACAAACTCGTGCCATACAGACCGTGAGGGAATGGCTTGCCTCCAGTGGCAAACCCCAGACCTTGCTTGAATTGTTCTATCAATCTCCGCCACAACCTGAAAATAAACGTTTTGATCGTTAAGGATTTACATACATTAGCTGTTCCTGTGGCATATTACCTGAAGGTGTTCGTGTGTGCAAACGACTAACCGAATTTTCAGGAACAGGAGCGGATGGAATGAAGCGAATGGTTCTATATATACTGGTGGCACTGTTATCCATCAGTATGGTACCGGCACAGACTGAAGCATCACCGGTTACCGGAGCGTATCACTTTGGCTTCAAAAAAAGTCAAAACGGTCAACTGCCCTCCATTGATCAGGAAGGCTTTAAATCGATCTTACAACATAACGATGCCATTTTCCTGGGGGATACAAAACAGAAGGAATTGTATCTCACGTTTGATAACGGGTATGAGAATGGATTCACACCTGCCATACTGGATGTTTTGCGTACCAAGAAGGTGCCAGCTGCTTTCTTTGTGACAGGTCATTATCTGAAAGATCAGCCTGAGTTGGTCAAACGTATGGCGGCTGAAGGTCATATTGTCGGTAATCATTCATGGAGTCATCCGGATATGACCCGCATCTCCAATGAAAAGCTTAGAGAGGAACTTGAGAAGGTCAAGTCAGAGGTCAATCGGTTGACGGGTCAACAAGCGACCTTTTTACGCCCACCGCGCGGGATTTTTAACAATCGTACGCTCGCAGAGAGTCATGCCCAAGGGTATGTGAACGTGTTCTGGTCTGTTGCTTATAAAGATTGGGATACCAATGTGCAGCGTGGCGCACAATATGCTCATCAACAGGTGTTGAAACAACTCCATCCGGGCGCTGTCATTTTGCTTCATTCGGTATCCAAAGATAACACGGAAGCTCTGGGTTCCATTATTGATGAGGCCCGCAAGCAAGGATATGCATTCAAAAGTCTGAATGATCTGCGGACCAAAAATTATTGATCTGTATCGTAATGAACAATGGACCAAACGTAAGTCATCAAAAAATTTAGCGAAATATTAAAGGGCATCCTGAGCGATTAAGCTCGGAATGCCCTTTTTAGTTATAACGGTATGCCAGTCCAAGTATTGGATGTACCACATATAGATTTAGAAGAAAGGATCGGGTAATACGATACGATGTAAAGTGTAATACTATAAAACAGTGTTATAGATGATTCCAATTGTTTTCGGGCCGCAATGACTGCATACTACACAACCAGCAGTGGTTAGTTCAACTCGGGCACCGGTTTGTTCCTGCAAAGACTTCTGCAAGTCAAGCGCATCCTCTTCAGCCATGGTGTGCACAACAATCAGCAGGTCTGGATCGATCTGATCCTTATGGCTGAGCGTATTATTCAGCATTTGTTCCAGAGCTTTCTCCCGTTTGCCGCGCACTTTATAGGCAGGTGCCATCTTGCCATCCGTTACCCGGATGACAGGACGAATCTTGAGCAGGCTTCCAATCAGGTTCTGCATGCCCGAACAGCGTCCGCCTTTATGCAGATACTCCAGTGTATCGATGACAAACTCGGTGCGTACATTTGATTTCATTGCCTCAATCAGGTGTGTAATCTGAGTCAGGTTTTGTCCTTTATCAGCAGCATGTACAGCTTTCATCACCATCAGCGCAATTCCTGATGAGAGATTCTGTGAGTCAATGACCGAAATTCGACCTTCCGGGAACTCGGAACTCGCTAGTCGTGCATTTTGATAGGTGGAAGAAAGTTCAGAAGATAAGCTGATATATAAAATCTCATCCCCTTGATCTATGTAAGGTTGAAATGCCGTTATGAAGTCAGCGGGGGAAGGTGCAGCTGTTTTGGGAAGACGCCCATCTTGGCTAACACGTTCATATAGCTGTTCAGGTTTAATCTCAGCACCGTCTTTCAGTGATTCTTCACCGAACACGACATATAAAGGGATGATTCCGATATCGTGCTGCTGGATCCATTCTGGAGCCAGATCACTTGTGCTGTCCGCAAAAATTTTGATTCGTGACATGTCAATCTCCTTTAAAAACAATGATTTTGGCAAAAAATATAGATTATACTTATGTGTAAACCCATTCATTTTAATTATAAGGAAACATGACGCTGATGCAAAGCGTTACATCAGCGTCATGCCTACCAAGATAAGTGCAACGAATAACAGAATCATGATCCCATTTAATATGGTTCCGATAATGGCAAAAACTTTCTTTCGATTCTTGAGGACAAGACCAATAATTCCGACGATGCCTCCGGCCAGATTGAGAATCAGGCAGACCAGAATGGCTAATGAAGCCAGAACCACTGCTGGATGCAAGGCGATCTCTTCTGTCTGCAACGGGGTGAGAACTCCGATGGACTCGTTTACAGCCATGGTGGCAATAAAGAATATCAGAATATAACCCAAGATTGCAACCAACCCAATGACAAAGCTGGCGATCCCAGGTCCGGAATGTTTCAGTGGTATCATTGGTTGCCTCTCATGATCTGGCGGGTAGGCTTCATACCCATTGTTATTGTATGGATCTGCATGGCCAGGATTCTGATCCGTGTTGTTATAACCTGAATTATAGGAATCACGATTATCCATAATGTTGACTTGCCTCCCTTAATCATCGTACTGAGTGTTATTAACCTAATCGATGAGTAATTACTAGCTTCATCCCATCTTCTCGGTACTAAAAACCAATCTTTTTGAAATTGCACTTAAAATACAACGATTACATACCTGTTTACTTTTCCATAAATATCGATAAAAATCAAGGATTTACGCTTGTTTCCTACAATTTATAGGGCAGGGATAGAATTGTTAAGTATAAACAGACATATGATCTTTGAAGCTCCACCCCGACTGGTAAAGGAGGAGGGGATTCGCTACAATAATAGGAGGAAGAGTTGAATTAAGGGAGAGAACTTATATGCAACGAAGATGGATGATGCTTGGAGCTGTAATGACCATGCTATCAGTGGCGATAGGTGCGTTTGGTGCTCACATGCTCAAGGATACGATTGGACCGGCGGCCATAGCTACATATGAGACAGGTGTGCAATATCATATGATTCATGCATTGGCTTTGCTCATTATTGGCTTGACGGCTGGTCAACTTGGAGGGTCTACAAAACTGAAGTGGGCAGCACGTTTGTTGTTTATCGGAATTATCGTGTTCTCAGGCAGCTTGTATGTGCTTAGTATTTCTGGCATCAAGATTCTGGGTGCCATCACACCGATTGGTGGGGTAGCCTTCATTGCCGGATGGTTGTTATTGGCATTAGATGTATGGCAGCGAGGTAAGGATCGCTCCTGATCGGTCCAAACAAATCTTGGAGGGTTCAATCCTGCATGAACCATAGAACTAAAAAAGCAACTTGCGTTAGAATGTTCCGTCATTCTAACGCAAGTTGCTTTTTGTTTTAATCCGATGAAGTTAGTTACAGAAACTCATCGATTTCATTGGTTCGGAACGTATACACTTGTTTTTCATCGACATGGTAGATGCTCACAATACTGGTATCACGATCAAAATTCAGAATACGGCAAGGAATGCTCTGATGTTTACCGTTCTTGTTATTGACAACAATACGGGTGAGTTTATTCTCTTTAATGAGCGTGTCAATCCACGCGTCAAACGAGTTTCCATCGGAAACATTGGATGTTTGGGTGGCAGGCTTTTTCTCGCTAACCGGTTTTTCTTGTTGATTCTGTGTTTTGACTGGAGCAGGTGAGGCAGGTGTCTGAGCTGCAGTGGACGCCTTCTGTGCTGCGTTGGCTTTTTTGCGTTCGTTGTGAAGTGTGACGAAAGAGTCCTTCTTGGACTGGAGTGTCGCTTCAATAATTTTGCCTAGCTCTATGCCGGATTGAATCCGAAAGTCCGCAATTTGTTCTTCATTGTTTATGAACTCCAACAGGGACTGCAGTGCCAATGCATTTGAGCGGCTCTTAATAAGTATATCGACATTAAATAAAAAGCCGATGTCCTCTTGATTGGATAAGGTTTCTTTCATTCATCCCAGCCCCGTTAAAAAGTATGTCAGCTCAAAAAAACGCTTCAATTCACTATATCATTAAAAAGGAAATTATCATAGTGCTAGAGACGCAGAAATATGCCGATTCGAAATGAATCGAGTCCCGGAGTGTCCCTTGATTTCTCCCCAGAATAGAACAAATAATCTTCTTTTTTCATCCCCTGATCGTCCTGTTTGCCTGCGTCAGTCATGCGGGTCTACTCTATAATTTATTTAATCAGGACAGGAATCAACAGGGGGAATCGGGAATGGGCAATGCATATCAGGATCGATTGAGATACGTTTATAAAATTACATCTTCCAAAATTAGAAAAGCGGATTATAATCTGCATCTTACTTATCAAGAAGCGACAGTAAATGGAGAAGTGGCATCTATTGGAAACCATCAGGTATTTCGTTTTATCGATCGTATTCGAGGCTATAAGGAGAGGGAACAAGATCTGGCTAGAATCAAGCTGGAAATAGAGCGATTAAAAACCTTGAAAACCAATGCTGAACATAAAAGAGCAATGAAGAAATTGCATGAAGAACTGAAAAATCTGAAGTTTGCCGATGATTACTTGCTGTTGGTCATTGAAAATAATAAAGACTATGACCGGCTGAATTCATCGAAATCCTTCTCTGTTAACGGCAAAAAATATAAGCGGTTATTGGCTACGACAGGTGGAGCCAAAAGTTCGACAGTCATCTATGTGAGTGAGGATATTCATCCGCTGTTGGAGAAAAGATTGAATAACGGCAGAGATCCCAATAAAGAGCTGGTTCCTGCCAAACTGGAGGCATATAAGGCCCTGGCTTGCAGTACAAGCACGCCTGTGTCACATCCGGAACGGGTACTGGTTGTTCATGATTGTATAACTGAATTTGGCGCAGATATTATTCAGATTGATGATACCGAGACAGAATACCCTCGCATTGAGAGTAGGAAAAATGAGCCTATTCAGATGAATATGAGTGACGGATTTGGTCTTATCTCTCCTGCACTTAGTGAACGATGGGCAACCGAGCTGGGACATGCATATATCCCGGGTGGATTTTGTATTCGTAATAGCTTCTGTAAAGGGATGGTATTTACATTTGATTATCACGAATTTGCAGATCGAGTTGCAGGCAATTATATGGTGGACGATGCCTGGGGTAATCCTGTGGATATTCGTGAGGTAGACCTGATCATCACAACGTCCATGCTCAAACTATGGAGCTCATACAACAGTATCGACGATTACCTGTTATGTTGCGGTTATTATGGCTACACGTTCAGTGTAACGAAGGTTACACCCGAAGAACTGGAGGATGAGCGTCATTTAAATTACCAGTTTATTCAGTCACTCCAATTGGATGATAACGAGATTGGTGAACTTATTCGTCCCACGATAGACTCGATTAAAGATGTACTAGGTGAAGACTATCGCAAGGCACTGTTATTTCTCAAAGGAATTCACATCCATGAGAACGATTATAGAAATAGTCCAGATGATTATATTAAAGGGTTGATGGTAGACCGACGACTTATAGATGATCCTTTTGTGCGAAGCAAAATTCATACCTTAATACGTAAACGAATGAATGAAGCCAAGATCGGAGTTCTAAGAGTGAAAGGCAATTTCAGCATTATAGCTGGCGATCCCTATACATTGTGTCAGAGCATATTTGGTTTGCCTTTAACAGGATTGCTGAGTTCAGGTGAGTTCTACTCCAAATATTGGAACGGACGCCATGTGGACCGTGTAGCTTGCTTCAGAGCTCCGATGACTTGTCATAACAATATCAAGGTGCTTCGTTTTCAAAATACAGATGAGATGCAGCATTGGTATCGTTATATGAACACGGTCACGATCTTAAATTCATGGGATACGACGACGCATTCCTTAAATGGTGCAGATATGGATAGTGATCAGGTCTTAACTACAGACAATCACACAATTCTTGGGGCTATTCAGGAGCTTGATGCGATTGTATGTGTACAGAAAACCTCAGCCCAAAAAATTCCGGATGAAAAGGATCTAATTCAGGCCAACAAAGACAGCTTTGGTGATCTGATCGGTTTTACAACGAACAAAATTACGTCGATGTTCGATATTTTAGCCAATTATGAGGAGCAAAGTGCAGAATATCAGGAAATGATGTACCGAATTCAATGTGGTCAGCATTATCAACAAAATGCCATTGATCAGGCCAAAGGTATTGAATGCAAAAAAATGCCGAAGCACTGGTATGATATTCGCGCTGCGGTAACGGACGAGTCTGCCTTGAAAATGGTAGCACACAAGAAGCCTTATTTTTTCATATACAATGACCCGGAACAGAAAAAAGAATATACCACCTATATAGAAAAAACGAGTCAGAAGTGCTTGCAGTTATTTGGCATGACTGTGGATGAGTTGTATTCGAGGAAGGAGCTATCTCCGGAGCAGGAACAGTTCCTGGCACAGTATGAACAGAGAATGCCTGTATCCACAGCACCTTCTGTGATGAACCGGTTATGCCATCAAGTGGAAGATGAGTTCAACAAGTTAAAGTTAAATCAGAATGAAAGTCCGTTTGATCATACGATATTGATGAGTACCAAGAAATATTCCCAGGCTCGTTACAAAGAGATTCAACGATTATATCAGATCCATAACGAAGAATTACGTAGTTATATGACTAACTTGCGCAAGAGTAAGGTGAAAAAGGAAGAAAGATCTGCCCGATGGCAGTTGTTTGTTTCACGCTTTAAGGAGCAGGCGCTGGAGATCTGTAATAACGAAGAAGATCTGTGCAATATGATTGTGGACATGTGTTATCGAAATGTCGAGAAATCGAAGCAATTTGTATGGGATGTGTCGGGAGATCAGATTATTCGCAATCTGTTGCATAGCAATGAACACATCGTCCATTATCCGGTTAGAGACCCGGACGGCGATATTGAGTATGCCGGAAGAACCTTTAAAATGACCCAAATGCATGTGAAGGAGCAGCGTCTTGAAAATCATTCTGAATGAACGTCATCATGCCGAGCAAGCAATTGCACATGGGAAAATGGATAAGAAGCCAACCAAAACGTTGATTTGTTTAGCTAAATACGGGCTTGAACGGGGGAAGAACGCCGAAGATGCGTATGCGTTGTTAAATCAGTTTATGACCAAGTATTATCCAGACTACAATGCTGTCCAGTGGGAGATATTTCTCAATCGTATCATTAAGCAATCTCAGAAGTATATCAAGATAAGGGAGGAGGCCAACAAGAGCACGCTAATCGAGATTGATCATGTACCTGTAACACTCGAAGAACTTCAAAAGATCAAACAACTTAAAAGTAAACGACTCGAGAAACTGGCCTTTGTTTTACTGGTCTACAGCAAAATTAATAATCGAATCAATGAAAATGATACGTACTGGATTAATAATGAATGGAAAGAAATTTACGGTGATAGTCAAATGGCTGTAAGCAAAAAAGATCAGGGGTTATTGGTGCACAAACTTATTCAGTTAGGGTATCTCAAAGAAAGTAAACGCGTCGATTCAACGAATGTACAGGTTTTGTTCGCTGCGGAG
Coding sequences:
- the pdaA gene encoding delta-lactam-biosynthetic de-N-acetylase — translated: MKRMVLYILVALLSISMVPAQTEASPVTGAYHFGFKKSQNGQLPSIDQEGFKSILQHNDAIFLGDTKQKELYLTFDNGYENGFTPAILDVLRTKKVPAAFFVTGHYLKDQPELVKRMAAEGHIVGNHSWSHPDMTRISNEKLREELEKVKSEVNRLTGQQATFLRPPRGIFNNRTLAESHAQGYVNVFWSVAYKDWDTNVQRGAQYAHQQVLKQLHPGAVILLHSVSKDNTEALGSIIDEARKQGYAFKSLNDLRTKNY
- a CDS encoding DegV family protein, which gives rise to MSRIKIFADSTSDLAPEWIQQHDIGIIPLYVVFGEESLKDGAEIKPEQLYERVSQDGRLPKTAAPSPADFITAFQPYIDQGDEILYISLSSELSSTYQNARLASSEFPEGRISVIDSQNLSSGIALMVMKAVHAADKGQNLTQITHLIEAMKSNVRTEFVIDTLEYLHKGGRCSGMQNLIGSLLKIRPVIRVTDGKMAPAYKVRGKREKALEQMLNNTLSHKDQIDPDLLIVVHTMAEEDALDLQKSLQEQTGARVELTTAGCVVCSHCGPKTIGIIYNTVL
- a CDS encoding RNA dependent RNA polymerase; the encoded protein is MGNAYQDRLRYVYKITSSKIRKADYNLHLTYQEATVNGEVASIGNHQVFRFIDRIRGYKEREQDLARIKLEIERLKTLKTNAEHKRAMKKLHEELKNLKFADDYLLLVIENNKDYDRLNSSKSFSVNGKKYKRLLATTGGAKSSTVIYVSEDIHPLLEKRLNNGRDPNKELVPAKLEAYKALACSTSTPVSHPERVLVVHDCITEFGADIIQIDDTETEYPRIESRKNEPIQMNMSDGFGLISPALSERWATELGHAYIPGGFCIRNSFCKGMVFTFDYHEFADRVAGNYMVDDAWGNPVDIREVDLIITTSMLKLWSSYNSIDDYLLCCGYYGYTFSVTKVTPEELEDERHLNYQFIQSLQLDDNEIGELIRPTIDSIKDVLGEDYRKALLFLKGIHIHENDYRNSPDDYIKGLMVDRRLIDDPFVRSKIHTLIRKRMNEAKIGVLRVKGNFSIIAGDPYTLCQSIFGLPLTGLLSSGEFYSKYWNGRHVDRVACFRAPMTCHNNIKVLRFQNTDEMQHWYRYMNTVTILNSWDTTTHSLNGADMDSDQVLTTDNHTILGAIQELDAIVCVQKTSAQKIPDEKDLIQANKDSFGDLIGFTTNKITSMFDILANYEEQSAEYQEMMYRIQCGQHYQQNAIDQAKGIECKKMPKHWYDIRAAVTDESALKMVAHKKPYFFIYNDPEQKKEYTTYIEKTSQKCLQLFGMTVDELYSRKELSPEQEQFLAQYEQRMPVSTAPSVMNRLCHQVEDEFNKLKLNQNESPFDHTILMSTKKYSQARYKEIQRLYQIHNEELRSYMTNLRKSKVKKEERSARWQLFVSRFKEQALEICNNEEDLCNMIVDMCYRNVEKSKQFVWDVSGDQIIRNLLHSNEHIVHYPVRDPDGDIEYAGRTFKMTQMHVKEQRLENHSE
- a CDS encoding DUF423 domain-containing protein gives rise to the protein MQRRWMMLGAVMTMLSVAIGAFGAHMLKDTIGPAAIATYETGVQYHMIHALALLIIGLTAGQLGGSTKLKWAARLLFIGIIVFSGSLYVLSISGIKILGAITPIGGVAFIAGWLLLALDVWQRGKDRS
- the cysC gene encoding adenylyl-sulfate kinase, yielding MSKEERNITWQSSNINRQDREKHNGHRSRAIWFTGLSGAGKSSLAFALEQYLYDQGVRCYVLDGDNVRHGLNRDLGFTTGDRQENLRRIGEVSKLMVDAGLFVLSAFISPHEQDREMVRQLFEPDDFIEIYVRCSIQECERRDPKGLYKKARNGDIPHFTGISAPYDVPISPSFIIDTEQWSIEEAVQEIVQHLEQIGALQLPLPTKTAVVH